A single region of the Pontibacter kalidii genome encodes:
- a CDS encoding phytoene/squalene synthase family protein yields the protein MKCSKVITQAYSTSFTLGIRTLDKKLHLPIYAIYGFVRCADEIVDSFHGHDRRKLLAAFKKQTYKAIDQRLSLNPVLNAFQCVVHTYGIDKAYIEAFLKSMEMDLDDHVYDRTLYDEYIYGSAEVVGLMCLKVFCEGDEEMFGRLEKPARSLGAAFQKVNFLRDMRSDYKERGRVYFPKVEYRKFSNACKAEIEQDILQDFNDAYAGIMALPRTARMGVYLAYVYYRKLFRKIQGLPAKHILKERVRVPDNTKFALLLSSYVKYRFNAI from the coding sequence ATGAAGTGCAGTAAAGTCATTACCCAGGCCTACAGCACCTCCTTCACGCTCGGCATCCGGACGCTGGACAAGAAATTGCACCTGCCCATCTATGCCATCTATGGCTTTGTACGCTGCGCCGATGAGATCGTGGATAGTTTCCACGGGCACGACAGGCGCAAGCTGCTTGCTGCTTTCAAGAAGCAGACCTACAAGGCCATCGACCAGCGGCTGAGCCTGAATCCGGTGCTGAACGCTTTCCAGTGCGTGGTGCATACGTATGGGATAGATAAAGCGTATATTGAGGCTTTCCTGAAAAGTATGGAAATGGACCTGGACGACCATGTGTACGACCGGACACTATACGACGAGTACATCTATGGCTCTGCCGAGGTGGTGGGGCTGATGTGCCTGAAAGTGTTCTGCGAAGGCGATGAGGAGATGTTCGGGCGGCTGGAGAAGCCAGCCCGTAGCTTGGGGGCGGCCTTTCAGAAAGTGAATTTCCTGCGTGATATGAGGAGCGACTACAAGGAGCGGGGCCGGGTTTACTTCCCGAAGGTGGAGTACCGCAAGTTCAGTAACGCGTGCAAGGCTGAGATTGAGCAGGATATCCTCCAGGATTTTAACGATGCCTATGCCGGGATCATGGCCCTGCCGCGCACGGCCCGCATGGGCGTGTACCTGGCCTATGTGTATTACCGCAAGCTTTTCCGCAAGATACAGGGCCTGCCGGCCAAACACATCCTGAAGGAGCGCGTAAGAGTACCTGATAATACTAAGTTTGCCTTACTGCTTAGTTCCTACGTCAAGTACAGATTTAACGCGATTTAA
- a CDS encoding signal peptidase II, with amino-acid sequence MLKILPFTLLLFIVQVALADTETRYDLSELRTEYLEASKDKTVAERFNKKMSQYGEKDPVVLAYKAASEAVMAKYVWNPYSKLKQIKTAAAIFEEAVALDRDHPEIRFLRFTVEHYVPRYLNLSPNLESDKKVMISSLKAYPDSEISAEFARTMRDFLLTKDHCTEAEKRELRRISI; translated from the coding sequence ATGCTCAAGATTTTACCCTTTACACTTTTACTTTTTATAGTACAAGTGGCGCTGGCTGATACCGAAACCCGCTATGACCTCTCTGAGCTGAGAACAGAATACCTGGAAGCAAGCAAGGACAAAACCGTTGCCGAGCGCTTCAACAAGAAAATGAGCCAGTATGGGGAGAAGGACCCGGTGGTGCTGGCCTACAAGGCTGCCTCCGAGGCGGTGATGGCCAAGTATGTCTGGAACCCTTATAGCAAGCTGAAGCAGATAAAGACCGCTGCCGCCATTTTTGAGGAAGCGGTGGCGTTGGACAGGGATCATCCTGAAATCCGCTTTCTCAGGTTTACCGTGGAGCATTACGTGCCCCGCTACCTCAATCTGAGCCCTAACCTGGAGAGCGATAAGAAAGTGATGATCAGTAGTCTGAAAGCGTATCCTGACTCCGAAATATCTGCGGAATTTGCCCGCACCATGCGCGACTTCCTGCTTACCAAAGACCATTGCACCGAAGCCGAGAAAAGGGAGCTGCGGCGTATCAGTATCTAA